gcgggccgggcagcgctgccgggggtgtttcgcctgcccgcagaaatagcaacgggcccccccgggatgatctggcgtcttaaccgcgcaagcctgtgagggaggggggggtaggggctttgtcgcaacgggggtccacggagcccaaggggctgccgcgcggtcggagccgTAGAcgcgggcattttgcgaggccacatctagggaagctgcgatggtccgtgcctctgagagtcctagcgactctttttctaacagtctttggcggatttggggagagttcatacctgccacaaacgcatcgcgaattaacatgtccgtgtgttcagtcgcgtttaccggcgggcagctgcagccccgtcccaaaattagcagcgcggcgtagaattcttctagcgattctccgggactttgccgtctcgttgcgagttggtagcatgcgtagacctggttcactgggcgaacgtagacgctctttagtgctgcgagcgccgtcgggaaatcctctgcgtcttctatgagagggtaaatctccaggctaacccttgagtgcaggacctgtagtttctggtcttctgtgatccggccgggggccgttcggaggtagccttcgaaacaagcctgccagtgtttaaaaactgctgctgagttcactgcgtgggggctgatccgcaggcattccggggcgatcctgagctccatagtcctttaagcacgcttaataaattgtagcgcacaatgacttacgagagagacgaatagagatgaagtcgatgaggctttattaagcgtgacttgttccccacagttcagcaacagactggagcggcggggagaagcccgggttcttatactccgccttcagggcggagctagggatcaacagccaaccaggacccgggatctgtcagccaaaggcatcatggcttcacagtcccacatgacccctaatgcatactaccacaaatgtgcaaactgcacacacacggacagtgacccagggccgggatcgaacccggatcctcagcgccgtgaggcagccgtgctaaccactgcatcaccgtgccgcccatgggaaAATTGAAACTTGGCAATACGGGTAGCAATTGACTTAAAGATGTAACCTTCAAAAATCATTATTATAATGGTTtaaatcactgtccgtgtggagtttgcacattctccccgtgtctgcgtgggtttcacccccacaacccaaagacatgctggttagttggattggccacgctaaattgccccttaattggaaaaaaaataattgggtacataattttttttaaaaaattataatggTTTAAAGTGCAGGTTAATCGGTGGCTTACCTGATCGTTAGCTTGGCATATATTTTCTCAAAATTCTGTTCTGGTAAAAAGTAGTTTGGCAGCCAGTTTTCACTCAAGAGAATGTTTTAGCTCAGCTGGTTACATTTTGTTACATTCTGTATCTGAGTGTccaagtgagggggaggggacaagCCAGTCAGTTCAGTGATACATGTTCTGTTAAAAATGAGTTTAGATTGTAGCCAAAGTTATTATTTCAAAAGGCGCACTGCCCTGCATCTTTTAAATCAGTGATTTTGGTTTGGAACctttgaaatgaagatgaaaatctgGACAAGCCCAGTTAACCTGCGCCGGTGTGTAGCGATGCCAGACACAACCTTTGTGCTGCCTGCTAATTTAAATGATAGCAACAAGCAGCCCAGCAGCTGGCAAGGCTATCACTAGTTAAACCCAGCTTGCACCTCTTAAAGATGAGGTGCTTTTTGTCTGGAACTGGTTAAATAGATGTTTATAAGCAGAAATAGAAGTGGAAATGGCACAACAGGCCAGACACCGTGCCCCAACATTCTCCGATGCAGCACTGAATCCTCTATCCGatccacagccaatgaagtacttttgaaatgtagtctgaCAGATTCAGCACTTTCTGAAGTTAGCTAAAAGCAGGTTTGCTGTTCATTATCTTTCCTATATTGTAATGGTTTGCTGGGATATTGGCAGAGATAAAGATACTTTGTAGGACGTAACAAAGTTGAACTTATATACATGTGTTGTCTGAAATAAAGAGACCAAATGAATTTAATGGGAAATGCGCAAAGAAATCCAGATAGATTGCAGTATGTTCCCTCCCCTCGAACAAAGCAAGAAATTTACAAGTGAGATCTGAAGGGCATATATCATTTAGGTATCCAAGCAACCACAAAATTCTGGTTTGTTTTGAATGTTTATTTCAGGTTAATTTACAAAAATATTTATGCAAatcctttaaaaaaattaattgatcCTTTAAAACTTTGAATTAAATGTTTGACATCAAATGTAAGGCTGAAAATGTTCCAGAGATACTAGTACAGAAATTCACCCCGGTTTAACATATACTCCAATTTTACCCCAAAATTTAAATGTTTATTTTAGTTGCAGCAGCTCAATACTACAGTAATAAGAGTACTCCAGGTATCTTAACATCTTTATTACTGTAATATTAATGTTTGTCACAGTTTGTGGGCTGCACATTGAAAATCAAGAATCACAAAGCCAAGTATATTGAGCCAAACAGCATTAAGCTGTATTCTGTGGCTCAGAAGGTCTGTAAAATAAAAGATTATTTCCCAATTGAAACTTGAATAATTTTAGGTTATGTACAAGTCTTCCTTTTCTTTTACGTTTCAGAGATTCCCAAGTGAATTGGTCCCCGAGAGGAACAACGAATCCCCTGGAAATGTCCCCATGGGCACTCAGAAGTCTGTTAAAAGATTCTGCCTCAGCACAGTTCCCATATGGCCAATATGTATGGCCATTGTTTCTTTGTTGTGGATCAATCCCTATGTTTATTTGTTGTTGATCAATAACTATGTCTGGGAACATAGCTAGGCATTTTTTACATGGTGGTATGGGAGTATGTTGCTGATGTTTACCGTTGATATTGTGCACTCCTCTCTGGCTATTAGGATTACCTCTCGAGTAAGCAATAGAATGTACCTCAGGGCTGAACATAATAGCCTGTGGGTGACCTTGTAAAGCCATACATACTGCCACGCTAATGTATTCATTCCATGTGTGGTAGCACAATATGTCTATCATGATTTCTTTTTGATGTTTTCCAAAGCATGAAACTGAGGCACCAAAATAATTGTTTGTTTTTGTTCCTCTCTCCAAGTCCTGGAAGAAGCAGCAGCTGATAACTGTCGCCGTAACACAAAGCTCATTCCCACAACTACTGCCTTGTTGGGTATTTTGTTTCACAGACATTGTCCTATTAAGTATTGACAGAAAATCTAATATTTTTTCAGTATTGTCCGATCCGTTGTAGTCAACCACCTgaagaaagaaaagaaaattcTTAACTTGCAATATTATCGAAatgacctccagccaccacaatCATCTTTCTCCGTGTTGAGGTATGACTTTCCAATGTGACTGCACTCTGTCTACCAGGggccgcatggtggcgcagtgggtagcactgctgcctcaaggcgccacgttcaatcccggccctgggccgttgccgtgtggagtttgcacattctccccatgtctgcatgggtcccacccccacaacccaaagatgtgcagggtaggtggattggccacgctaaattgccccttaattggaaagaatttttTAAATGTACATTTTCGCTACCATGCAACTGGGCAACATCATTGTGAATTTCAGTTCCAGTGTACCAGGTACATAGGCCATACATTCCAATAATTGGCTGTTTGAATCAAACAACATGTTCCTTCGGCTGTTGATACTTGGCAGAGTACAGATTATACTCAACCTGCCCACACTTGCAAAATCCACACAAAATGCTAATTAATTTCCAGTGCCAGAGAGGTTGTTTGACAGTCATCAATATTTATCAAGTAGCTTAGAGGATACTTGGAATAACTATCACATTATTAAAAGGGTACTTACACTTGTGCTGGCTCAATTTAAATTGTTGTGATAGGATTAACAGACATTTTAATTTGCAAGTACATCGAGATACCAAGAAAAAGGGGAGGCTCGGGGTGAGGTGCCATTTCTGCCAAGCTAATGATAGAGTAGAGGAACTCAAACAGCAGCTTTTGGATACGTCCATGCATTTGCTCACCACACCTTTGCTTGAAGTTGTATCATTCCCCATAAACAACAAGGAGCACCACTAGATGTTAACTGACAACAAATTCTGGCCAATTATGTTTCATATCAGCTAGGAACAAAAATGCTCTCCAGCCCTACTCTACATGCACATCTATAAGTTTCAGATCATTGACTCTATTCAATACATCATGATTCCTTCCTGGTATCTTACAATAGGATCATTTCACACTTTTGAAAAAAATCCCACACACATCCATACAGTTTCATTTTTTTCTCTCCCAAATTACTTTCAATCACTAGAGCTGATCTGAACCAAGGGTTGGTCATAATGCAGTGGGAACAATAGTATGAAGAAAATACTTCACCCACTTACTATCTCATCTGATGTGATAAAATTGCAACACAAATGCATTGCAATATTTATTTAAATGCAGCATAAAAGTATGAAATAACAAGAATTTTAATCATGCTGTGAGCCATTAAATACACAAGCTGATACCACGTCTACTCACTATTTCAAGTAGGATTGTGTAAGGCGGTCGAGTTGGAAGATGCGTTTTGTACTGTTCAAACACAACTGGAAACTTGCGAGTCCAAGAGTCCATTGATTCTTCCAATATTTCTTGTGGTTCAAAAGAAGGGTTGTTGATATGGCATAGAAACAGTATTGTGTGCAGTAtctgcaaaattaagaatgacaaattTCAGAATCCCTCTGTGCGGGATTTACATgggcatggattggtgcaagtatttgcagCGTGGCCGTGACACGGTGaacctcatggtgggccaaggggtaaGTATTTAAGGTAGGTACCCCAAAGTCCATCGAAGGCCCCCTCACACCTAACAATGCAAACCTTGTGCACCTCCCACTCCAGAGATCCCCCCCACCAGACACCCTCCCATATCAGAGAAACTCCAAAACAGAGAACCCCTCCAAAAACAAGGAAACCCCCAGAGCAGAGACACGCCCATAACAGAGAAacctcccccataacagagaacaccccccccacacacacacacacatagcagaaccccccccccccacccatcagtcacccctgcctggaagctaaacagcagtccaggcagaaacagtgaaaagaaATCACAGCTTTTTCACTCATAGAATTcaaagtatttacagtgcagaaggaggccattcggcccatctagtttgtaccagcccttggaaagagcaccccacttaagcccacacctccaccctatccccataacgcagtaaccccatctcaccatttttggacacaaaaggcaatctatcatgaccaatccacctaacctgcacatttttgggctgtgggaggaaaccagagcacccggggtaaaacccacacagacacggggagaatgtgcagactccgcacggaaattgacccaagccaggaatcgaacctgggaccctggagctgtgaaacaactgtgctaaccactgtgctaccgtgctgcctcagacAGGTGTCTAGAAAGCAGCAGTTGTAGCTTAATAGAATGCCAAAATCACATTACAAGGCTTTACACtcatcagatcctttgatctgcaaggattctattcacttcaaagagaaatagtttttagtagcctgtaattgacagcttccagacagtcAGATGACTGAATTGTTtattttcatctcccttcatgcctgAATGCATCTCAAGTCGCCTGCTTTGAacttaaccacaatgtttataaatatctaggAGTGAAGTGCATTCACTTCctcttttcacagcagaaagcacttaacggcTTTAGATGTGATGACCTGTCAATCATAGGTAGATATTTATGAACATTGCGGTTAAGTTCAAAGCAGGCCCTGGGGGGGGTACTCTGCAATGGGGAGAGTTTCTCTGCTATGGGGAGTGTTCTCTGCTACGTAGGggattctctgctatggggggctTCTCTGCTATGAGGGGCTTCTCTGCTATGAGGGACTTCCCTGTTATggagggtctctgatgtgggggtctctggtgcGCGGTCATGGAGGATGTCAGGATACCCTCCTGCGTGCATTGTTGGGAGGGGGATGACTCAACAATTCCCACGATGGTGGTcggtgggagggggtgggcgaCCAGCCACCAGTACAGCTTTGGGCCACCtgatcaaaatggcagcccaatagcagGATTCACAACAGAATTCCTTGCAATCCACACCATGCATAAacttaaccacaatgtttataaatctCTAGGAGTGAAGTGCATTCCCTTCCTCTTTtcgcagcagaaagcacttaacggcTTTAGATGCGatgacctgtcaatcatagctagattttTATGAACATTGCGGTTAAGTTCAAAGCAGGCCATGAGGGGTACTCTGAAATGGGGAGAGCTTCTCTGCTATGGGGAGTGTTCTCTGCTACGtagggggttctctgctatgggggggttctctgctatgaGGGGCTCCCCTGCTATGAGGGACTTCCCTGTTATggagggtctctgatgtgggggtctctggtgcGCGGTCATGGAGGATGTCAGGATACCCTCCTGCGTGcattgttgggagggggggtgactcAACAATTCCCACGGTGGTGGTcggtgggagggggtgggcggCCAGCCACCAGTACAGCTTTGGGCTACCtgatcaaaatggcagcccaatagcagGATTCACAACAGAATTCCTTGCAAtccacaccatgcataaatttacatggcTGGGGAAAGTGAATTGCTTCTGGGTGCCACTCCCAGCACCAGAAGGAACCATAGGCGATTCACCCTCAccctcggcgatcgggcggagaatcccttttggcggcgcacgctgttgggacggcctcagcgtgCCACCTGAAAGCCTTcctccgatgctccgtccccggtgggccgagttcccgaccgcgcagtcgacgtgtggtctcagcacttgggaacccgacgtggcggctgcggactgtgtccagcgccgccacagtcaggcagGAGCTGTTCTGCTTgccggggggcttctgctggggctgggggggacttgtgggggatggccaggggagGCACTATCTGACAGATTGGGTCCGTGCACGGTCGGCACCATGTTTTACGTCgtaaccgctgcaggtcatcgacgtgagcatgcgcggccatggacccggccagtcTCCAGCCGTTTATACCGTTGGAGCCGGgtgttttacgtggtgcggctgctagcccctcaccagtcgcaggatcggtgagctgGCACCGCCAATTTCATTTCATGTAAAAGCCACAAATCATCCGCACTTAGGCTCAAAAGCGGTGAATCAAGTTCCACAATAGGCGAAAGAAATATTGAGGGAAACTCAGTTAAAAATCTAAATTGTCCAACTCTCATCAAGACTAAAAATacggggcggcacatggcacagtggttagcactgggacttcagcgctgaggacccgagtaaaaatcccggccctgggtcactgtccgtgtggagtttgcacattctccccgtgcctgcgtgggtttcacccccacaacccaaaggtgtgctggttaggtggattgggcacactaaattgccccttaattggaaaaaaataattgggtactctaaatttataaaataaataaaaataaaaagactAAATATACAACAGCAATTTCATGGAAATACTAAATTTCTGAGGTTTATAAGTAATGAAAATATATTGAAAGGATTTAAAACTGGAACTCTGACCAACAAAATGGCACTGAAAGCAACTCAAATATCCAAACAGAATTTATTGTTTTGGCTTAAATTCAAAAACATGTTTGATGAGTAAACCACTAATTTCGAAAAAATATAGAAATTAACTATCAAAATATCTTTCCCGTGCTGATTAGTACAATGCCAGTCAAGTGGTGCCAAATAACATTCAAAACTTTACTATTGAGACTATAAAATAAGAACAAAACCTCTTTAATGTATTGTTTCCCTCTGTCCGCAGACAGCTTCCCGTTTTGAACAGCCAGCTGAATGAATTTCACAGCTGTTATTATAAACTGGCTAGCgcttttcagagatctctgtgtctGTGGGTAGTTGTTCAGCTGAAAGTTGTTACTTTCAATTCTGGTGAAAGAGAAAACAGAGCTCAGTATTATTCAACAGGAAAAAGTTGCATTAGTAATATAATTTGATACTGAGTGtgttgatagggggaatattggagctgcttcgagtgtttgggtctttcttggggtacaaactaaatctagacaagagtgagtattttgtggtgcctcggccaggggtgggggcagagttagaaaggtgctgctacagaggtgaaggcaggcagggggtttgggtcttccgaacctggggcgaaattctacggaaacggcgcgatgtccgccgactggcgcccaaaacggcgcaaatcagacgggcatcgcgccaccccaaaagtgcggaatgctccgcatctttgggggccgagtcccaacattgaggggctaggccggcgccggacgaatttccgccccgccagctggcggaaaagtcctttggtgccccgacagctggcgcggaaatggcatctccaggcggcgcatgcgcgggagtgtcagcggccgctcacggcatccctgcgcattcgcagtggagggagtctcttccacctccgccatggtggagaccgtggcggaggcggaagggaaagagtgcccccacggcacaggcccgcccgcggatcggtgggccccgatcgcgggccacgccaccgtgggggcaccccccggggccagatcgccgccccgccccaccccccaggaccacggagcccgcccgcgccgccttgtcccgccggtaaggtaggtggtctaatttacgccgacgggacaggcattttagcggtgggacttcggcccatccgggccggagaatcgagcgggggggcccgccaactggcgcggcgcgattcccgcccccgccgaatctccggtgccggagacttcggcaaccggcaagggcgggattcacgccagcccccggcgattctccgacccggcggggggtcggagaatttcgcccctgatctattACTactggtggcgaatgtggagaaggtgcagagctgggtaagaggggttgagtcccagtgggtcagaatggaggagagttaaagatacgaggcccccaactgtggaatcctggatcagcgatatggcagggttcattaaattgcagagggtgaaattcgccttgagagggtcggtacaagggttctttaggcggtggcaaccgttcttagactttctggcagaacgctagacattggtcaatggcagcagcagctcggggggggggtttactttatttttgtttatgttatttacactggaagggtctgagggggtgtatacacctgttgtcttaagtcggggtgttaatgttaatttattatttaggtacgggggggaggggtttggggggttgcttttttagattgtgttttgtacttgcccctgttgggttcttttttctttctcattttgttattgatattttatgaaaacctttaataaaaattatttttaaaaaaaaagaatggaggagagtttgtgcagggattgaaagcactagcaacagcgccgctcccgatggccccggggaaatactcagggagtccggtaataatagcttcattgagaatttggaagcagtttcgccaacacttcgggttgggggcagggtcaagggaaatgccgattcgggggaaccacatatttgagccagggaagtgggatggaaatttttggaaatgggaggagaaggggattaagacactaaaagatttgtttcttaggggattgaaggagctggaagcgaagtatgggctggagcagggggaaatatttagatacatgcaggttcgagactttgccagaaaggagatacagagcttcccggtggagccggcctcaacattgctggaggaggcgctgacgactgaggactggagaaaggggtaaTGTCggtggtttacagagctattttggaagaggggaaggcaccactgaaagggatcaaagcaaagtgggaggatgagttgggagaggatatggaggaggggttctgatgtaagatgctccggagagtgaacgcctccacctcctgcacgaggttggggctgatacagctgaaggtggtgtacagagcacacctcacgagggcgaggatgagccgattctttgaaggagtagaagatgtgtgtgaacgttgcggggggggggggcactaatcacgttcatatattttggtcctgtccaaagctagaggattactggaaggaggtgtttcgggtaatttctaaagtgatgcacgtgaaactggacccgggctcccaggaggccatattcgaggtgtcggacaagccggggttggaaactggtgcggaggcagatgttgtagccttggcCTAGTTCATCgctcaaaggcggatcctgatagcaacccctccaccctgtgccctggcgtggcggggggacctgttggaattcttgactcttgagaaggttaagtttgaactgagggtaaggttggagggggttctacaattcatgggcattattcattatgcactttcaagaactggataacatcgaacattagttggggggaggggggctctgtgtgttaatggtgactatgggtgatccctgattcctttttgtcatttgtttgtgtgaacatgcgggctattgtttagggtttggtgggaggctgggatcgttgttattgatatgggaattgacataattgttactgattattgtttattgttggtgggtgtaaatgtgggagaaaatgtgaaaaaggagatttaaaaatatttttttaaaaagtaatataaTTTGATTCAGGAATACACCAAATACAATACTTCATAGAAATGGACTGTAGATAATCACCTATTTGCCTTATAGTTCACCCTTTAGTGTGAGCACCAGCATGCAAAAATAATATGGAGCACGTTAAATGTACAGGTTGGGTTGTTCTCCCTAAGGATTCTCCAAGTCTGcggttcggagaatcggcggggacgcgggaaattcccgccacgcagctcagatgccgggacgcgattctccggtcgctggagaattggcggcaatCGCGCCCTTGCAGTCGCCGCGGTGCCGGTTCAGCGGCCTCCACAGTCGATATGCCaaactcccgccgagttccgccggcgtggttccaacctggtaccacccggcgggagctcggacccacggctgcggtggccgtccaggtggggagggggggggggatctgacctcGGGGGAGGGGCCTCCACAGCTTTCAGGCCAGCAATCGGGGGCGTCCGATCGGCGGGCGTCCGCATTCTGGAggtggcctacctccttccacgagggcccgctgtaggtctccgccatgatgCACGGCGCTGGCGCGGAGGTGGCCGCTGCGCAGATGAGCCGGCACGGGGACGGCCATTGTGcatatgcgtggacccgcgccggcactgcagggctgcgtatcggcgccggagctgcgtggagtactccggcaccgtgctggccccctgagggctgCTGAATTGCTGGGCCCAGGAGGCCCGCTGacaccggcgtacaccactccggtgtttacgccggcaccaacacttggccaggatttcggagaatcccggccgaaagGTTTCAGAGGAAATTTGACAGAGGTTCTCAAagtcatgaggggcctggacagattAGACGAAGGAAAACTCTTCCCATTGGCAAAAAGGTCGAGAACCAGAGCACACAAATTTAAGTTCATTGGCAAACGAATCAATAGTGAGACAAGGAAAATCATTTTACGCAGCGaggggttaggatctggagtgcactacctgtgggtgtggaGGACTCAGCTCCTGGGAAAGGGCAGGGAAGTAGGCTAGGTGGGTCGCTCTTCCAGAAAGCCTGCACAGACATACTGGGTCCCACCGCCTTCTGTGCTGCAATCATTTTACAATATGTACCAAGGATAAAAATCAGACTCAAAGTAGAATAAACTATTCATGTTTCTTCTGAAATCTATTTTGTTTAAATAAAGCAGATAACTGCGCAGAATTTCATGGCTGCAATCGCATTTTGTGGGTTTTTATGGCAGTGGTAAACTGTATAAAAATGGCTGGATTCGCCATCGGCAGAatcctccattttgccagcagcgaaCTCATGTCCACGGATTTCCagacggtgtgggggtgcccacaatgggaaccccattggccggttggcgggacggaggatcccgctgccagcggggacgCACCGCACCAGAAAATCCAGTCCAAGGTTTGGTCGTGTATTTCATCTGATTTCCTGGCTTGCTAACTTTCCATTACAGTCTGCAGACTGTTGGGGATTATTGTGTGATTACCCAAGGAGTCAAAATGTTAAATAAAATTGCTACAGCCTGCAAATTAACATCAAGAAGGGCAACCTTCAATATCAGACTAGGAAAGattgccagggcagcacagtggcgcagtgggttagcactgcgacctcacggcgccgaggtcccaggttcgatcccggctctgggtcactgtccgtgtggagtttgtacattctccccgtgtttgtgtgggtttcgcccccacaacccaaaaatgtgcagggtaggtggattggccacgctaaattgccccttaattggaaaaaatgaattgggtactctaaatttgaaaaaaaaaggaaaGATTGCCAAAGTTGCAATCAGTATAAAGGAACATTACAGTGGCCTGTTTAAAAGAGGACCTCCTTTATCACTATTGAGGAAGTTTATATGACATGATATTTTTGTGATATGATGACACACTTTGGAATAATTTGCAGTATCGTATCAGGTTTGGCAAGCCTGACCACTCCAAACAAGAATTTTGCAAATCCATTTAAAACATTAATCACAGGACTGTTTCATAGCATACGTCTTTAAGATATAAAATTATTGGAAATTTATTTTGTTGCattgaaaaatggaagatctggact
This region of Scyliorhinus torazame isolate Kashiwa2021f chromosome 18, sScyTor2.1, whole genome shotgun sequence genomic DNA includes:
- the LOC140395580 gene encoding uncharacterized protein, which translates into the protein MAEGHEYQPGHIDCFFFQYQTNCEEGQDCQFLHRESCKSSGDVCPVWHEQNGCTDHACPKKHLNREILKQYFLCDEENSNNYCTRKNCRMYHDEVSYFNGFVHSASEVPVLAEERRIESNNFQLNNYPQTQRSLKSASQFIITAVKFIQLAVQNGKLSADRGKQYIKEILHTILFLCHINNPSFEPQEILEESMDSWTRKFPVVFEQYKTHLPTRPPYTILLEIVVDYNGSDNTEKILDFLSILNRTMSVKQNTQQGSSCGNELCVTATVISCCFFQDLERGTKTNNYFGASVSCFGKHQKEIMIDILCYHTWNEYISVAVCMALQGHPQAIMFSPEVHSIAYSRGNPNSQRGVHNINGKHQQHTPIPPCKKCLAMFPDIVIDQQQINIGIDPQQRNNGHTYWPYGNCAEAESFNRLLSAHGDISRGFVVPLGDQFTWESLKRKRKGRLVHNLKLFKFQLGNNLLFYRPSEPQNTA